One Methylomarinovum tepidoasis DNA window includes the following coding sequences:
- a CDS encoding GspE/PulE family protein, producing MTQQKKRLGELLIEEGILTPDQLEIALLEQKNSPGREPLGKILVRLGFVTEEVIRDHLGRSLGQESVDLKTWVPDAEALKLIDQETARRLRVVPMAYDAEAGTLKVAMVDVFDIVTLDRLSVLLGGRVEIEPVLAGEAELEEAIDRFYGYELSLGGILRELETGDQETELGLDGERYSHPLVRLVDALLADAVRQGASDIHFEPEEGFLRIRYRIDGVLHQVRVLHKRYWSGMLVRLKVMAQMNIAETRSPQDGHIQLIVAGREIDFRAATHPTLHGENLVLRILDKRKGIVPLDRLDVAADTLALLKAMAGRPEGLLLLTGPTGSGKTTTLYSLLAYINNEGVNIMTLEDPVEYPLPGARQTSLNSAAKLDFAGGIRSLLRQDPDVILVGEIRDQETATMALRAAMTGHQVFSTLHTNSAVGALVRLRDIGVSTELIAGNLIGVVAQRLVRRLCAKCRRPVLPSLEDQARWGWEPDEARVIYEAGRCADCRFHGYRGRTLIMEAIPFDAELDALVAKGASMPEIEQAARRKGYRSLAEDGLRQVAAGVTSLAEVRRVTNLTPAG from the coding sequence GTGACCCAACAGAAGAAGCGCTTGGGGGAATTGCTGATCGAGGAAGGCATCCTCACGCCCGATCAGCTGGAGATCGCCCTGCTGGAACAGAAGAACAGCCCTGGGCGAGAGCCCTTGGGCAAGATCCTCGTCCGGCTCGGTTTCGTCACGGAAGAGGTCATCCGCGACCACTTGGGACGCTCTCTGGGGCAGGAAAGCGTCGATTTGAAGACCTGGGTGCCGGACGCCGAAGCCCTCAAGCTGATAGACCAGGAAACCGCTCGTCGTCTGCGGGTGGTGCCGATGGCCTATGACGCCGAGGCGGGCACGCTCAAGGTGGCAATGGTGGACGTATTCGACATCGTCACCCTCGACCGTCTTAGCGTGCTTCTGGGAGGACGGGTGGAAATCGAACCGGTGCTGGCCGGAGAAGCCGAACTGGAAGAGGCGATCGACCGCTTTTACGGCTACGAATTGTCCCTTGGCGGCATTCTCCGTGAGTTGGAAACCGGTGACCAGGAGACCGAGCTGGGGCTGGACGGCGAGCGCTACAGTCACCCGCTGGTGCGCCTGGTGGACGCTCTGCTGGCGGATGCGGTGCGCCAGGGCGCCTCCGATATCCACTTCGAGCCGGAGGAAGGCTTCCTCCGTATCCGTTACCGCATCGACGGGGTGCTGCATCAGGTGCGGGTGCTGCACAAGCGCTATTGGTCGGGCATGCTGGTGCGGCTCAAGGTGATGGCGCAGATGAATATCGCCGAAACCCGCAGCCCCCAGGACGGCCACATCCAGCTCATCGTCGCCGGCCGTGAGATCGATTTCCGCGCCGCCACCCATCCCACCCTTCATGGCGAAAACCTGGTGCTGCGCATTCTCGACAAGCGCAAAGGGATCGTGCCCCTGGACCGGCTAGACGTGGCCGCCGATACCCTGGCGCTCCTGAAAGCCATGGCCGGTCGCCCCGAGGGGCTGCTGCTGCTCACCGGGCCTACCGGCAGCGGCAAGACCACGACGCTCTATTCCCTGCTCGCTTACATCAACAATGAAGGGGTCAACATCATGACTCTGGAGGATCCGGTGGAATATCCGCTGCCCGGGGCGCGGCAGACTTCCCTGAATTCAGCGGCCAAGTTGGATTTCGCCGGCGGGATTCGTTCATTGTTGCGCCAGGACCCGGACGTGATCCTGGTGGGCGAGATCCGCGATCAGGAGACCGCTACCATGGCGCTTCGGGCCGCCATGACCGGACACCAGGTGTTTTCCACGCTGCATACCAACTCGGCCGTGGGGGCGCTGGTCCGCCTGCGGGACATCGGGGTTTCCACCGAGCTGATCGCAGGCAACCTCATCGGCGTCGTCGCGCAGCGTCTGGTGCGGCGGCTTTGTGCCAAGTGCCGCCGGCCGGTGCTCCCTTCCCTGGAGGATCAGGCCCGCTGGGGCTGGGAGCCGGATGAGGCCAGGGTCATCTATGAGGCCGGACGCTGCGCCGACTGTCGATTTCACGGATACCGGGGGCGTACTCTGATCATGGAGGCGATTCCCTTCGATGCCGAACTCGATGCCTTGGTGGCCAAAGGGGCGTCGATGCCGGAAATCGAACAGGCCGCCCGGCGTAAGGGCTACCGTTCGCTGGCCGAAGACGGCCTGCGCCAGGTGGCCGCAGGGGTGACCTCCCTGGCGGAGGTGCGCCGGGTGACCAATCTGACTCCGGCAGGATGA
- a CDS encoding tetratricopeptide repeat protein, whose amino-acid sequence MNRVKVLLLLLVVWGASPAQADCPPPLEESAAEEEIRAGTLKIVRSPRAETAACWVGQGRAAYGRGDWKTAYRAFSQALRWRQDAVDAWLGLAAAALKLGRWDVADRGYRQALVLRPGELLALAGLAVLHPQDEPLLAALEQSASERNDTAWLYAVLGDLYARRNDWPRAQQAYFHAHRIDLTHPDYSYDLAVSLDHLGQYRLARRFYTEALQSARRRKAAFDPEVAVRRLRQLEEAAR is encoded by the coding sequence ATGAACAGGGTGAAGGTACTGCTGCTGTTGTTGGTGGTTTGGGGGGCATCGCCCGCTCAGGCTGACTGCCCGCCGCCGCTTGAAGAAAGCGCAGCCGAGGAGGAGATCCGTGCTGGTACCTTGAAGATCGTGCGTTCGCCCCGGGCGGAAACGGCGGCTTGCTGGGTCGGGCAGGGACGGGCGGCTTATGGGCGGGGGGATTGGAAGACGGCGTACCGGGCATTTTCCCAAGCCCTCAGGTGGCGGCAGGATGCCGTCGATGCCTGGTTGGGGCTGGCTGCGGCCGCCCTGAAACTGGGGCGCTGGGACGTGGCCGATCGGGGTTATCGCCAGGCGCTCGTGTTGCGACCGGGCGAACTGCTGGCACTGGCGGGCCTGGCGGTATTGCATCCGCAAGATGAGCCTCTGCTGGCGGCACTGGAACAGTCGGCTTCGGAGCGGAACGACACCGCCTGGTTGTACGCCGTGCTCGGCGACTTGTATGCTCGCCGCAACGACTGGCCAAGGGCCCAGCAAGCCTACTTCCATGCCCATCGCATCGATCTGACCCATCCGGATTACAGCTACGATCTGGCGGTGAGCCTGGATCACTTGGGACAGTATCGCCTGGCGCGCCGTTTCTACACCGAAGCCTTGCAGTCGGCCCGGCGGCGCAAGGCCGCCTTCGACCCGGAGGTAGCGGTCCGGCGCTTGCGCCAATTGGAGGAGGCAGCCCGGTGA
- the mshL gene encoding pilus (MSHA type) biogenesis protein MshL: MKGKIVIGFLFTGFLAGCAGQQALGPQPARHLQSPAVAAGEAPVPVTPLPPLPEATGRPPSRRFSAVVTDVPVRRFLFALARDARLNLDLVPGVEGQVTLNAIDQTLEQILARIADQLGLRYRLQGNYLKVEPDTPYFEHYPVPYVNIVRDSVNQVSVSNKIGSEDEGQDGESDNESATKVASQSKNHFWDRLVANIAAILGVALPQQGGGKAPGQAPIIAHPESGLLSIKATARQHRKIRRYLNQVLRRAQRQVLIEATVVDVSLNDRYQAGVDWEAVNVKLGSDKRKIDIVQNMLGQALSGPPALTVAYAGKDLAATVKLLSEFGDTRVISSPKLMVVNNQTAVLRVVENQVYFTVEVDTNQTQGVSVTTTETTPHTVPVGFVMSVTPAIDDQDNVLLHVRPTISRITGFVKDPNPMLAQAGTESQVPRIEVQEMESMLRLHNGHIGIIGGLMQDDVDRTTQGVIGLSNIPYVGSLFSYKNDQSRKSELVIFIRPTVIRSASLKGDLKDYRGFLKATSAP, from the coding sequence ATGAAAGGCAAAATTGTGATCGGGTTCCTGTTTACAGGTTTTTTGGCCGGTTGTGCCGGGCAGCAGGCGCTGGGGCCGCAACCGGCCCGCCATCTGCAGTCGCCTGCGGTGGCGGCGGGTGAGGCGCCGGTGCCGGTAACGCCATTGCCGCCGCTGCCGGAAGCGACGGGACGTCCTCCATCGAGGCGATTTTCCGCGGTGGTGACCGACGTGCCGGTACGCCGGTTCTTGTTTGCCCTGGCGCGTGACGCCCGATTGAATCTGGACTTGGTGCCCGGTGTGGAAGGTCAGGTGACCCTCAATGCCATTGACCAGACTCTGGAGCAGATCCTCGCCCGCATCGCTGATCAGTTGGGTCTGCGTTACCGGCTGCAAGGAAATTATCTCAAGGTAGAGCCGGATACTCCCTATTTCGAGCACTATCCCGTTCCTTACGTGAACATCGTCCGCGATAGCGTCAACCAGGTCAGCGTTTCCAACAAGATCGGAAGCGAGGACGAGGGACAGGACGGCGAAAGCGACAACGAATCCGCCACCAAGGTGGCCAGTCAGTCCAAGAATCATTTCTGGGATCGGCTGGTGGCCAACATCGCCGCCATCCTCGGGGTCGCGCTGCCGCAGCAGGGCGGTGGAAAAGCACCGGGACAGGCGCCGATCATCGCCCATCCCGAAAGCGGCCTGCTCAGTATCAAGGCCACCGCCCGCCAGCACCGCAAGATCCGCCGTTATCTGAATCAGGTTTTGCGCCGGGCGCAGCGCCAGGTGTTGATCGAGGCCACCGTGGTGGACGTGAGTCTCAACGACCGTTATCAGGCCGGGGTCGATTGGGAGGCGGTCAACGTCAAACTGGGCAGCGACAAGCGCAAGATCGACATCGTCCAGAACATGCTCGGGCAGGCCCTTTCCGGCCCGCCGGCGTTGACTGTCGCCTATGCCGGCAAGGATCTGGCCGCCACGGTCAAACTGCTGAGTGAATTCGGGGACACCCGGGTCATTTCCAGTCCCAAGCTGATGGTGGTCAACAATCAGACGGCGGTGTTGCGGGTGGTGGAGAACCAGGTTTATTTCACCGTCGAGGTGGACACCAATCAGACCCAGGGGGTCAGCGTCACCACCACCGAAACCACGCCTCATACGGTGCCGGTGGGTTTCGTGATGAGCGTCACCCCGGCCATCGACGACCAGGACAACGTGTTGTTGCACGTGCGTCCCACCATTTCCCGTATTACGGGTTTCGTCAAAGATCCGAACCCCATGCTGGCCCAGGCAGGCACCGAAAGCCAGGTGCCACGGATCGAGGTGCAGGAAATGGAGTCGATGCTGCGTCTCCATAACGGTCACATCGGTATCATCGGCGGGTTGATGCAGGACGATGTCGACCGCACGACCCAGGGCGTCATCGGACTCTCGAACATTCCCTATGTGGGGTCGTTGTTCAGTTACAAGAACGATCAAAGCCGCAAGTCCGAGCTGGTGATCTTCATTCGCCCCACAGTGATCCGCAGCGCCAGCCTCAAGGGGGATCTCAAGGATTACCGCGGATTTCTGAAGGCGACTTCGGCGCCATGA
- a CDS encoding DUF2959 domain-containing protein, with product MPYLFLLFLLTSCSTAYYGAMEQIGFHKRDILVHRIEKAREEQAETKEQFKTALEKFAALTDFHGGDLQDKYEELNAAYEASAEKAEAVRRRIADIEDVAEALFEEWEEELGQYHNAAMRAQSARQLAETKHRYRRLITAMKRAAAKMDPVLAMFHDRVLFLKHNLNARAIASLQGELDQIQDNVASLIREMERAIAEADTFIRAMQQS from the coding sequence ATGCCTTATCTGTTCCTGCTTTTCCTGCTGACGTCCTGCTCCACCGCCTATTACGGGGCCATGGAGCAGATCGGCTTCCACAAGCGCGACATCCTGGTCCACCGGATCGAAAAGGCCCGGGAGGAGCAGGCGGAGACCAAGGAACAGTTCAAGACCGCACTGGAGAAATTCGCCGCCCTGACCGACTTCCACGGCGGCGACCTGCAAGACAAATACGAGGAACTGAACGCCGCCTACGAGGCCAGCGCGGAGAAGGCCGAGGCGGTCAGGCGGCGCATCGCCGACATCGAGGACGTGGCCGAAGCCCTGTTCGAGGAGTGGGAGGAAGAACTCGGGCAGTACCACAACGCCGCCATGCGGGCCCAAAGCGCCCGTCAGCTGGCGGAAACCAAACACCGCTACCGGCGCCTGATCACGGCGATGAAACGGGCCGCCGCCAAAATGGACCCGGTCCTGGCGATGTTCCACGACCGGGTGCTGTTCCTCAAACACAATCTCAACGCCCGCGCCATCGCCTCCCTGCAGGGAGAGCTGGACCAGATTCAGGACAACGTCGCCAGTCTCATCCGGGAGATGGAACGCGCCATCGCCGAGGCCGACACCTTCATCCGCGCCATGCAGCAAAGCTGA
- a CDS encoding VWA domain-containing protein yields MRSLAVLLLLLWSAAVSAADEVRVLIDVSGSMKQTDPQNLRVPALKLLLELLPPGTRAGVWLFADHPEPLLPPALVDDAWKRQATAASARIHSRGRHTDIEAALRAATAGWDKAPEDGHRHLILLTDGMVDVEGDAAADQASRERLLGRLLPGLQNRQVHLYTIALSDQADHALLKQLAVATDGWNETTRSAEQLQRVFLKIFRKALPRDAVPLEGNRFKVDTSVREYTLLVFHQPDSPETELVKPSGERWTAARHPDNVRWHRESGYDLVTVTNPMPGEWQLVAKADPDNQVMIVTDLKLKVPPLPNYVLAGDSLSLVAELTEHGKRITAANFLRLVDFQFRRDAAAEPVPLFPGEETGTYTQTVTDLESGTYTLQVTASSRTFERRWEQSVEVIANPVRLETTLPHRPGEDAVLRLIPDPTVIDLHSFHATAVLGNGDSRPFQAIGEGQWESRIPVGETPVTVNLQVEATDSQGHSLPVAFPPLSLEVQPEETPAEEEATAEEEMDEEALEEELLEEETESGRWWAAAAIAGGANLTLALVGFLLWRWLQRRTRKRHEALLQRLA; encoded by the coding sequence GTGCGTTCGCTTGCCGTACTGCTGCTTCTGCTCTGGTCGGCCGCCGTCTCTGCAGCCGACGAGGTGCGCGTTCTCATCGACGTCTCCGGCAGCATGAAACAGACCGACCCGCAGAACCTGCGGGTCCCGGCCCTCAAGCTGCTGCTGGAGCTGCTGCCGCCGGGGACCCGCGCCGGGGTATGGCTGTTCGCCGACCACCCCGAACCGCTGCTGCCGCCGGCCCTGGTCGATGACGCCTGGAAACGGCAGGCGACCGCCGCCAGCGCCAGGATCCATTCCCGCGGCCGTCACACCGATATCGAGGCCGCCCTGCGAGCCGCCACCGCCGGCTGGGACAAAGCCCCCGAAGACGGCCACCGCCATCTGATCCTGCTCACCGACGGCATGGTGGACGTGGAAGGCGATGCGGCCGCCGACCAGGCCTCCCGTGAGCGCCTGCTGGGCCGGTTGCTGCCCGGACTGCAAAACCGGCAGGTTCACCTCTACACCATCGCCCTGTCCGACCAGGCCGACCATGCGCTGCTCAAACAGCTGGCGGTGGCCACCGACGGCTGGAACGAAACCACCCGCTCGGCCGAACAGTTGCAGCGTGTCTTTCTCAAGATTTTCAGGAAGGCGCTCCCCCGCGATGCCGTACCGCTGGAGGGAAACCGGTTCAAGGTGGACACCAGCGTGCGGGAATACACCTTGCTGGTGTTCCATCAGCCGGACAGCCCGGAAACCGAACTGGTCAAGCCCAGCGGCGAGCGCTGGACCGCCGCCCGACATCCCGACAACGTTCGCTGGCACCGGGAAAGCGGCTACGATCTCGTCACCGTCACCAACCCCATGCCCGGGGAATGGCAGCTGGTGGCCAAGGCCGATCCCGACAACCAGGTCATGATCGTCACCGATCTCAAGCTCAAAGTGCCCCCCCTGCCCAACTACGTGCTCGCCGGGGATTCCCTCTCCCTTGTCGCCGAGCTGACCGAGCACGGCAAACGCATCACAGCGGCCAATTTCCTGCGCCTGGTCGATTTCCAGTTCCGACGGGACGCCGCGGCAGAACCCGTCCCCCTGTTCCCGGGCGAGGAGACGGGCACCTACACCCAGACGGTGACGGATCTGGAATCGGGCACCTACACCCTACAGGTCACCGCCAGCAGCAGGACTTTCGAACGCCGCTGGGAACAGAGCGTGGAGGTCATCGCCAATCCGGTGCGCCTGGAAACCACCCTGCCCCACCGCCCCGGCGAAGACGCCGTGCTGCGCCTGATTCCCGATCCCACGGTGATCGATCTGCACAGCTTTCACGCCACCGCCGTGTTGGGGAACGGCGACAGCCGGCCATTCCAAGCCATCGGCGAAGGCCAGTGGGAAAGCAGGATTCCCGTGGGAGAAACCCCGGTCACCGTCAACCTGCAGGTGGAAGCCACAGACAGCCAGGGACACTCCCTGCCGGTCGCCTTCCCTCCCCTGAGCCTCGAAGTGCAGCCGGAGGAAACCCCCGCCGAAGAGGAAGCCACGGCGGAGGAGGAAATGGACGAGGAAGCCCTGGAAGAAGAACTGCTGGAGGAGGAGACGGAAAGCGGGCGCTGGTGGGCTGCGGCCGCCATCGCCGGCGGCGCCAATCTGACCCTCGCCCTCGTCGGCTTTCTGCTCTGGCGCTGGCTGCAACGCCGGACCAGGAAACGACATGAAGCGCTGCTGCAACGACTGGCCTGA
- the ubiB gene encoding ubiquinone biosynthesis regulatory protein kinase UbiB, producing MNPLRSFWRLLQIQRILLRYGLDELILGLPWLRPVRFLRWLSPNAWRRRHRGPRGERIRRVLEELGPIYVKFGQAVSTRRDLLPDDIADELEKLQDRVPPFPGSQARAVVEAQLGRPVAEIFAEFDETPLASASIAQVHPARLHSGEEVVVKVLRPGIEARIREDVALMALFAALVERFIPEARRLRPRAVVAEFDKTLHDELDLVREAANAAELRRHFEDSEILYVPKVYFDWTRPQVLVIERIHGIPVTDVGALREAGVDFKLLAERGVEIFFTQVFRDNFFHADMHPGNVFVDPRFPARYMAVDFGIVASLSEADQYYLAANLLAFFNRDYRRVAEMHVASGWVPADVRVEAFEGAIRAVCEPIFAKPLGEISYGQLLLRLFQTARRFRMEVQPQLVLLQKTLLQIEGLGRQLYPELDLWQTAKPFLEDWFRRRVHPRTLLHKTWRQLPQWAEQLPEMPTWALRLLDQASHGQLPLQLPQLESWQRHQRRQQRRTVAAIGGGAMMISASVLIGVGLLSPLTLGLAGLGGVMVLRAYWEGGSD from the coding sequence GTGAATCCGCTGCGTTCCTTCTGGCGTCTGCTGCAGATCCAGCGCATCCTGCTGCGCTACGGTCTGGACGAATTGATCCTTGGCCTGCCGTGGCTGCGGCCGGTGCGTTTTCTGCGCTGGCTGTCCCCCAATGCCTGGCGCCGCCGTCATCGGGGGCCGCGTGGCGAGCGCATCCGCCGGGTTCTGGAAGAGCTGGGGCCGATCTACGTCAAGTTCGGCCAGGCGGTGTCCACCCGCCGCGATCTGCTCCCCGACGACATCGCCGACGAACTGGAAAAGCTCCAGGACCGCGTGCCGCCGTTTCCCGGCAGTCAGGCGCGCGCCGTTGTCGAGGCGCAGCTGGGCCGCCCGGTCGCCGAGATCTTCGCCGAGTTCGATGAAACCCCGCTGGCCTCGGCCTCCATCGCTCAGGTCCATCCCGCCCGGCTCCACAGCGGGGAGGAGGTCGTGGTCAAGGTGCTGCGCCCCGGTATCGAAGCCCGCATCCGGGAAGACGTGGCGTTGATGGCGCTGTTCGCCGCCCTGGTGGAACGTTTCATCCCCGAGGCCCGGCGGCTGCGCCCCCGGGCGGTGGTGGCCGAGTTCGACAAGACCCTTCACGACGAGCTCGATCTGGTGCGCGAGGCCGCCAACGCCGCGGAGCTACGGCGTCATTTCGAGGATTCGGAGATCCTCTACGTTCCCAAGGTGTATTTCGACTGGACCCGGCCGCAGGTGCTGGTGATCGAGCGCATTCACGGCATCCCGGTCACCGATGTCGGTGCGCTGCGAGAAGCGGGGGTGGATTTCAAGCTGCTGGCCGAGCGCGGGGTGGAGATCTTCTTCACCCAGGTGTTCCGCGACAATTTCTTCCACGCCGACATGCACCCGGGCAACGTGTTCGTCGATCCCCGTTTCCCGGCCAGGTACATGGCGGTGGACTTCGGCATCGTCGCCAGCCTGTCGGAAGCCGATCAGTATTATCTCGCCGCCAACCTGCTGGCCTTCTTCAACCGTGACTATCGCCGGGTGGCCGAAATGCACGTGGCCTCGGGCTGGGTGCCGGCGGACGTGCGGGTGGAGGCGTTCGAGGGGGCGATCCGGGCGGTGTGCGAGCCCATTTTCGCCAAACCCCTGGGGGAGATTTCCTATGGCCAGCTGCTGCTGCGCCTGTTCCAGACCGCGCGCCGTTTCCGCATGGAAGTCCAGCCCCAGCTGGTGCTGTTGCAGAAGACCCTGCTCCAGATCGAGGGCCTGGGACGCCAGCTCTATCCGGAACTGGACCTGTGGCAGACCGCCAAGCCGTTCCTGGAGGACTGGTTCAGGCGTCGTGTCCATCCCCGTACCCTGCTGCACAAGACCTGGCGGCAGCTGCCGCAGTGGGCCGAGCAGTTGCCGGAAATGCCCACCTGGGCCCTGCGTCTGCTGGATCAGGCCAGCCATGGCCAGCTGCCTTTGCAACTGCCCCAGCTGGAGTCCTGGCAGCGCCATCAGCGTCGCCAGCAGCGCCGCACCGTCGCCGCCATCGGCGGCGGGGCGATGATGATTTCCGCCAGCGTGCTCATCGGGGTGGGGCTGCTGTCGCCCCTGACCCTGGGGTTGGCCGGGCTGGGAGGCGTGATGGTGCTGCGCGCCTATTGGGAGGGGGGATCGGACTGA
- a CDS encoding ubiquinone biosynthesis accessory factor UbiJ, whose product MLARALASQTLEAAVARLLALDPRASRLLEPLAGKIIVVELRPFPLRFCFSPTDETVLVLAESPSDPEVILRGTPFGFLRLLLAERPETGLFQGAVQVEGDMDTAKRLQNLLRRLDLDWERWLTDLAGERPADLLRGVVAWHRHAWRSFQWNLADFLQEETRVLPAPLEAENLYRQIGALRDDVERLEARIRRLQEKRTA is encoded by the coding sequence ATGCTGGCCCGCGCTTTGGCCTCCCAGACCCTGGAAGCGGCAGTCGCCCGGCTGCTGGCGCTCGATCCCAGGGCTTCGCGGCTGCTCGAGCCGCTGGCGGGCAAGATCATCGTGGTGGAGCTGCGGCCGTTTCCGCTGCGTTTCTGCTTCAGTCCGACCGATGAAACCGTGTTGGTGTTGGCCGAATCCCCCAGCGATCCCGAGGTGATCCTGCGCGGCACCCCCTTCGGTTTCCTGCGCCTGCTGCTGGCCGAGCGCCCGGAAACCGGCCTGTTCCAGGGTGCGGTGCAGGTCGAGGGGGACATGGACACCGCCAAGCGCCTGCAGAACCTGTTGCGCCGTCTCGATCTGGATTGGGAACGCTGGCTTACCGACCTGGCCGGGGAAAGGCCTGCCGACCTGCTGCGGGGCGTCGTTGCCTGGCACCGCCATGCCTGGCGCAGTTTCCAGTGGAACCTGGCCGACTTCCTCCAGGAGGAAACCCGCGTCCTGCCGGCGCCGCTGGAAGCGGAAAACCTGTACCGCCAGATCGGGGCGCTGCGCGATGACGTGGAGCGCCTGGAGGCGCGCATCCGACGTCTGCAGGAGAAAAGGACGGCGTGA
- the ubiE gene encoding bifunctional demethylmenaquinone methyltransferase/2-methoxy-6-polyprenyl-1,4-benzoquinol methylase UbiE: MSDDKQTTHFGFRQVPVTEKARLVRNVFDSVADQYDLMNDLMSFGIHRLWKRLTIFLSQVRYGERVLDLAGGTGDLTRLFHPRVGDKGEVVLADINAAMLRRGRDRLTDEGIVRGVRYVQVDAQCLPFENDTFDCITIAFGLRNVTDKDKALASMYRVLKPGGRLLVLEFSKPTTEWFSKVYDVYSFKLLPLMGKLVAGDSDSYRYLAESIRMHPDQNTLKGMMSKAGFKRVEYFNLTQGVVAIHRGYKF, encoded by the coding sequence ATGAGCGACGACAAGCAAACCACCCACTTCGGCTTCCGCCAGGTTCCGGTCACGGAAAAGGCCAGGCTGGTCCGCAACGTGTTCGATTCGGTGGCGGACCAGTACGATCTGATGAACGATCTGATGTCCTTCGGCATCCACCGCCTGTGGAAGCGCCTGACCATCTTTCTCAGCCAGGTGCGTTACGGCGAGCGGGTGCTGGATCTGGCCGGAGGCACCGGCGACCTGACCCGGCTGTTCCACCCCCGGGTGGGGGACAAAGGCGAGGTGGTGCTGGCTGACATCAACGCCGCCATGCTGCGCCGCGGCCGCGACCGCCTCACCGACGAAGGGATCGTCCGCGGCGTGCGCTACGTTCAGGTGGACGCCCAGTGTCTGCCCTTCGAAAACGACACCTTCGACTGCATCACCATCGCCTTCGGCTTGCGCAACGTCACCGACAAGGACAAGGCTCTGGCTTCCATGTACCGGGTGCTCAAACCCGGCGGCCGTCTGCTGGTGCTGGAATTCTCCAAGCCTACCACCGAATGGTTCAGCAAGGTTTACGACGTCTATTCCTTCAAGCTGTTGCCGCTGATGGGCAAGCTGGTGGCCGGCGATTCCGACAGTTACCGTTATCTGGCCGAATCCATCCGTATGCACCCGGATCAGAACACCCTCAAGGGCATGATGAGCAAGGCCGGTTTCAAGCGGGTCGAATACTTCAATCTCACCCAAGGGGTGGTGGCCATCCACCGGGGGTACAAGTTCTGA
- a CDS encoding DUF2442 domain-containing protein produces the protein MGSHASDGIETHVGTPDFREVASVAMNRIPRITAVEPCEDFRLKVIFTDGSVRLYDVRPLLELPAFRRLQDPDFFRQVRIEPGGYAVSWNDEADISEYELWRHGVPLSSREHAA, from the coding sequence ATGGGGTCGCATGCATCGGATGGCATTGAAACGCATGTGGGAACGCCAGACTTTCGAGAAGTTGCCTCCGTTGCCATGAATAGGATTCCCAGAATCACGGCCGTTGAGCCCTGTGAGGATTTCCGTCTCAAAGTGATTTTCACCGATGGAAGCGTGCGTCTTTACGATGTAAGACCATTGTTGGAGCTGCCGGCCTTTCGCCGTCTTCAGGACCCGGATTTTTTCCGGCAGGTGCGAATCGAACCGGGTGGCTATGCGGTCAGCTGGAACGACGAGGCGGATATCAGTGAATACGAACTGTGGCGTCATGGCGTGCCACTGTCTAGCCGCGAACACGCGGCGTGA
- a CDS encoding DUF4160 domain-containing protein: MPEISRFYGIVIKMYFRDHPPPHFHAVYGDRHGLITIDTLEMMEGNLPSRAVRLIAEWGRMHRMALKRMWERQTFEKLPPLP, translated from the coding sequence GTGCCGGAGATCAGCCGTTTTTATGGCATTGTGATCAAAATGTATTTTCGGGATCATCCGCCGCCGCATTTTCACGCTGTTTATGGTGATCGCCATGGTTTGATCACTATCGACACGTTGGAGATGATGGAGGGCAATTTGCCGTCGCGGGCGGTTCGCTTGATCGCGGAATGGGGTCGCATGCATCGGATGGCATTGAAACGCATGTGGGAACGCCAGACTTTCGAGAAGTTGCCTCCGTTGCCATGA